In Lachnospiraceae bacterium, the DNA window GGCCTTGATATTCCGCCGTTAGAGTTTATTGTGGATGAATTCTTACCTTTGGGTCTAACGCTGTTAGGTGCCCCGCCTAAGTCGTTTAAATCGTATATGTGCCTGCAAATGTGCCTCTGCATCTGCCAGGGATTTGATTTCATGGGATTTAAGACACAGAAATGTGACTGCCTGTATTTGGACTTGGAGAGTACCAGGCGCAGACCAAAGAACAGAATAGATCAGATCTTGCAAGGGGCAGAGGCCCCGGATAATCTTCATATTGTAACAACAACCGGAATAATGGGAAAAGGTTTTGAAGAAGATTTAAGACAGGCAAAAGCAGATTTTCCAGGGCTTAAGGTTGTGGTGGTGGATGTCTTTAAAAAAATCCGACCACCTGCAAAGAAGAGCGTGGATCCATACGAAAGAGATTACGAAGATTATGGATCTATTAAGGCTATAGCGGATGAATTAGGGCTTGCTATTATCTTGGTAACTCATACAACCAAGATGAAGCATCCAGATGATCCTTTTAATGAGCTGTCTGGCTCTTCTGGTACAATGGGCTCTATTGATGTAGCAATGGTAATTAAAAAGGAGAGCCGTGAAGATAAGACTGCGAAACTGTACATAACAGGTCGAGACTTAAAAGATCAATGTTATGAGATAGAGTTTGACAAAGAGGCGTTCCGGTGGAATAAGCTGGGCACACATAGAGAAATGGAAGCAATGCGCCTGGAATGTGAGTATAGAAATAGTCACGTTGTGCAGACCATTATAAAAATTGTAGATCAGTTTAACGGCCACTGGGAAGGAACAGCGCAGGAGCTTATTAATGCAAGTAAGTATTATAAAGGCGCTCAGATTTATGATGACTCTAGACAGGTAGGAAAAGAAGTTCGGAAATTTGCTAAACAGTTAGCTGAGTGGGACTTCATAGAGTTTCATTCTAATGATGATGACCATAGCAAAGGGCGTAAGATGCTTTTTGTTTCTGCAAATCCGTTTGACATGTCCGACACGTCCGCAATGTCCGACACGTCCGCAATGTCCGACACGTCCGCGGACAAGTACGGACATGAGTAGTATTATTTATAGTTTTACATGTCCGTTGGTTAAAGCCTTATTTTATGCGGGATGTGAGATATAACGGACATGACGGACATGTAGGACATTCGTTTTATAAGGAGTGTAAAAATGAGCGATAAAACAAGAACAGGAACCGAAAACGGCAGCAGAATGATCTATGATGTTGGTTGTTATGAGCTGCCAAAGAAGAAGGCACAGACAAAGGCAAAGATGTTTCAATATATAAAATCAAAACGGAAAGGCAGGAGAAAATGACATCAACAGCATTTAGAGACAGGAACAGAACAGCAAACACTAAGAATTATCGGGAGTGGTTGGAAGATCACCGCCTCTTGGTCGAAATGACAGAGGCGGAGGGCTTCACCAGAGATCAGGCTGTGGAAATGGTAAAAGCATATTACCTGTACAGCATTGAAAGTAATATGGGTTGGTAACTAAAAGAAAAGGGGCCCTGTAAGATGCGCCAACACCCTACAGGGCAAGTTATAGCCGAAGCCATGAACCACATAACTATATTACCACGGCCCGGCGGAAAGGGAAAGGTTTTATGAAGTTATTAGATGAAAAATATAGAATCGTAGCAGTTGGGAGGGAATACTGGCCGGATCAGGCAAATCACTGGGTACGCCTGGTTTATTCTCCTGCTGCGGATGCAATTGTAATCAATGATGACTGCCCCTTACTGGATAAGACAGTCGATTTTATCACAACATATCTGGACTTAGACCAGGAAGAAAGGGAAGAAACACGGCGTTTTTCGGATTGTCCTTCATTACGTGGCGTTATGTTAATGCTGGATCAGGTGGCGGAGATACGCAGCAAGAAGAAAACAGCATAGAACGGCCTTTACATAGATTTACAAAAGATATAGTTTCAGACTTGAGCCGCTGGCCACTGCGATAGTGTGGCATTTTACAATAATAACCGATCTGGCAGCCTTACCAACTGCCTGGATCAGAAGGAAAGGGAATAGTTATGTTGAATAAGGAATTATTAAAAATTTATGAGGATAAATTGGAGAACCAGCCGAACATGAGCCCGGATGTGCTCGCAAAATATGAAAAACTGCAGGATGCGATTGAAGAGTACATAGAGGCAGTGAGCAAGAATATATTTTTGTTGGGGTTATGAACTGGGACGGGAGGAACAAAAGCATGATAAAGATCAAAGTTTCGTATGAGCGGCCGGAAGAGCTGCGGAAGGTCCTGGAAAGGCTTAAGCCATATGTAAAGAGCTGGAAGGCTTCCAGGGATCAGAAAGGGCATTTTTTAAAGGCTTATATCATAATGGAATAATTGTGACGTCGCAAACACTGGAGGAAGAAAATGGCAAATTTTAGAATACGAATAACAAGCAGAACCTATATAAAAAGAACTTTAAATAGAATATCTAACATGCTGCTTAATGGGGAAGTTGACCCAAAAGTTGCAAATGCAATTATACTTGCATGCAATACAATGTTAGCAGTAATAAAACAGGATGAAGGAATAAACGATTGCGAAAATGGAGGAAATAGCACTATGAAGAACAGTAGACAGTATAAAATACAATCTTTACTTAGAATGGCGGAAATAACAGATGATGAGGTTAAAAGAAAAGAATGGCTTAGTGAAGCGGAGCGCCTTGTATTCCAGGACGTTAAAAAAGAAGCTGTAAAGGAAGTTTGGGAAAAGATTAAATAAAGGCTTGAAGCCTCTGTTATATGTCTGGTATAATAAGCATAGGCAAACAGAATATTGCAAAGTACCCTCTGCGGTGTGCATAGCTGCAGGGAAGCCTTTGAAAGACAGGCGCGGGAATAGGATAGGCCAGAAATGGCTTTACCTGTTCCTGCGCTTTTTGTTTGCTCTGATCATCCGGTAGTTTGGTGCTGGCATGGTTAAAAATCTCCTTTTCCCCTATGGGCGGCGGGGTAAAGCTGCCCGATCAAAGAGCCGTCCGGGCGTAAAACGGAGAAAGGTAATAACATGGAATATAACACAAACGAGGGCACCCAGGCCGGTAACATGGGGACAGATACAAATGCACAGGGCAACGGGAAAGATAAGTTGTTTACTCAGGATGAAGTCAACAGCTTTATCCAGTCCAGAATGTCAAGGATGAAGGCGCAGGCTTCCAAAGAGGCAGAGTCCGAATATAACAAAAGGCTGGCTGTATTGGAAGCAAGGGAAAGAAAGCTGCTTGTAAAAGAACAGCTCAGTGCCCGCGGAATGTCTGCCGATCTGGCGGAGGTGATCACCTGTACAGACGAAAATGATTTAAAAGCAAAGTTGGATAAGTTACAAGCAATCTATGGCAGTGGCAAGCAGGAAGAAAAACAGCCAACGGGCTTTATTCAGGTTGGTGGGGCTAATGCACCAGGACAGACCGGGAGCGATCCGGTGCGCGCTGCTATGGGGTTAGATTATTAAGAGGTGTAAAAGTATGGCAATTAATTTAGTTACAAGGTATTTGCCGTATGTAGATGAGATTTTCACAAAGGAAAGTAAAAAATCCCTTCTTACTAACCAGGATTTTTCCTGGACTGGTGCGCATACGGTAAAAGTTTATAAGGTTACTACTTCGGCTATGCAAGACTACAGCCGTAATCCAGTAGCAGGCTTTACGGGTTCCAGATATGGAACAGTGGCAGATCTTGACGCGACTACAGAAGAATTTACCTTAAAGAAAGATCGGTCTTTCACATTTGCAATTGATAAGCTGGATAAGGACGAAACAGGCAACGTATTAAATGGAGCCTCTGCCCTTGCCAGGCAGCAGAGGCAAGTTGTTATTCCGGAAGTTGATACTTATGTATATGGTGTTATGACTGCCGGAGCGGGCCATAAGCCAACGCCTGTGACATTGACAGAGGAAAATATCTATACAGAGATTCTGAACGCAGGAAACGCCCTGGATAACGCAGATGTGCCGGAGGACGGACGCCAGCTGGTTGTTACTCCGGATGTGTTCGTTTTAATGAAGCGCTGTAAGGATATTATCATGGAAACCAATATCGGTAATGATCTGAGGCTTAAAGGCGTGATTGCGAACCTGGACGGGGCAAACGTGATTAAAGTACCAGCGGCAAGGCTTCCGAAAGATTTCGGCTTTATGCTGGCTCATCCAGTGGCAACGGTGGCACCTACAAAACTGGAAGATTACAAGATCCATGAAGATCCGCCAGGCATTTCCGGATCACTGGTAGAGGGCCGTATTTGCTATGACGCATTTGTGTTAGAGAATAAAGCAAAGGCAATTTACTATCAGGCGAATAAAACAGCATAAGAGAGCGCCCCAGACGTCCCACGCAGATGATCTGGGGCTTTTTGAAAGGTGAAATGTTAACATTTGTTAAGGTTCGGGCTTTATGCACTCGTACTGCAGTACGAGCCGCTCTGACCGAAATGTTAAGATTTGCTAAGGTTTGGAGGAAAAACAGTATGGAGTTAATCATAAAGCTGCTTGTGATCACAGCAGGAACCTTCCTGGGCCACTGGATCGCAAGGAAGTTAGATAAATAATCCGGGAGGCAACAGGCAATGACAAATGAGCAGCTGGCGGCCAGAATCCGGGCCGGTGAGAACGTAGGTAACAATATGGCTGTCCTGTATGACCAGGTAAAGGATTTTATCCACGCTATGGCTTATAAGTACCATGGTCAGGGAGAACTGGAAGATCTGGAACAGGAGGGCTTTTTAGCACTGTATGATGCAATAGATCACTATGAAGCAGACCAGGGCGTTAAGTTCCTCACCTATGCAAGCCACTGGATCCGGCAGAGGATGCAGAAGTATATACAGAACACCGGAAGCCCTCTGCGCTTGTCTGCAGGCCGCCAGGAGGCTATTAGAAAATACCGGAAGTTCTGCACAGAGTTCCAGGCAGAACAGGGCTGCAAGCCCACAGAAGCCGAATTATGCCGCTCTTTATGGCTTACCCTGGAACAGTTAAGGGAAATACAGTATGATGCCTGTATGACTGCGGTGAAGAGCCTGGACGCACCTATAAAGGGAGCAGAAGGGGAAGAAGATACCACACTGGGAGAACTGGCGGCCTCTGCCGCGGATCCATGTGAGGAGCTGCTTGACCGCCTGGAACAGGAAGAACTTTGCTCTATCTTATGGCAGTGTGTGGACAGTCTGCCAGGGAAGCAGCCGGATGTGATCCGCAGCCGGTACAAAGATAACTTGACCATGAAACAATGCGGGCAGTTCTGCGGGATCAGTGAGGCAGAGGTTAGGAAGCAGCAGTTAAAAGCACTGAGGAGCCTCAGGAGCGGAGAGAACGCAAAGAAGCTCCGGCCGTTCCTTCCGGAAGATGCCTGGATCTATAGTAGCGCTCTGATCGGGAATGGTGTGGAGCGGTTTAATCATACCTGGACAAGCTCAACGGAGCGAGTGGCGTTGGAACTGTAAAATAAATAAGAGAAGCTAAAACGCACCCGAAAATCCTCTGGCTTGGATCGGGTGCGTTTCTTTGTTTTCTGATACTGAAATGATACTAAGAAAAAGAATAGAAAATAAATTAGCCTATAATTAATGAAGAAAAGCCGTAAAAACATAAGAAAAACAGGCGGTAATACAGTTAATAATTGCTTCATGCATATAGTATTGAAAACTATATGACAAGAGAAAACAGATGATTTCCTGAGGGTATTTAAGAAAAATGAGGATATATGGGTCTGCAGCTACAGAAAAGTTAAAATATTAAAAGAAAGTAAAAATGAATAAAGAACTGAAAGAATAATAAAATAAATAGAATAAAATACACAAAACAAACAAAATACACAAAAAATAAATGCATAAAATGCACAAAAATTATTTGACATACATAGGGAGTAATGTTATAATGCATATAACAATATTTCTGATAATATTAGAAATATTGTTATAAATAATATGTAAAAAGCGTGTAGATGGCCCCAAAAGTGAATTGTTTATTTTAAGCCCCTGATGTGCAGATCATTAGAGTGACCGGGGACGCAGGGGGATGTTATTTTTTGCATACTTGCAAAGATTTACTGGACATGGAATGATATAAAGGCTATGATGAATATGTAGTTTTGGTAAACAGGGAAATTTATTAAACCGCATTTTTTCTGAAAAGCAGTAGAAGCTGCCAGAGAATAAATTTATGAAAAAGATTGTTCTCCCGGGATCTTTCTGCAAAGTCTCACAGATCAGGCACAGGGAGATTTTGGAGAACATCAGATAAAAAGTCCAGCTAATAAATGTCAATAGAAAATGGAAAAAAATTTTCTTAAAAAAAGGGTAGGCTGCCCCCTTGGTGAATATATCGTTCTTTTGCAAGAGATTGATTCGTTGGATTTACAGTATTTTATGCAGCTATATCGCATTTAGCAGCATTGTATTGTTTGATGTGCTCTTGTGGAGTGATGATTTCAAAAGGTTTGTTGTCTCTTAGTATTGCAAATATCATGTTGCATACTTTATGTGAAACGGCTCCCATTGCTACGAGCTTTGGTTTTGAATCACATTTCTGGAGATAGTATTCACGAAGAACTGGATTTTTAGCTTTTCCATTACGGGAAATACTGATACTTTGCAAGGATAATGTGTGAATCACACGTCTGGCAATAGAAGAACCACGCTTAGACATTTGAACCTTGGTGCCTTCAAATTTGCCGGATTGTTTCACAGCAGGATCAAGACCAAAATAAGCGAAAAGCTGTTTTGGTTTTGAAAAAGCAGAAAAGTCACCAATTTCGCCCATGATGGTTGCAGCAGACAAGAAACCAGCACCTTTGAATGTTTCAATCAAATGAACCTGTTTGACAAATTTAGTATCTTCATTTGAATCAACAAGCTTATGAAGCGATTCAAGAATATCGTTGATTTCTTCATCATATTTACGTATGAAGCTGATATAAAGACGGATACGCTTGATGTTGCTTTCTATGATGTAGCCAAACTGATTTGCATCAGTTGCCGCCTGAATGATGGCATTATACTTATTCTGAGCATATGTAAGCCCAAAGCGAGCTGTTGATTTGATGATATCAATAATCTCTTGCTTGTCTGCTTCAAGAAAAGCTGATGGAGAGGTATAAGTTTCTAACAATGTAAGAGAAGTGTTGATAGTAACCTTGGAAAAGATGCCAAGATACTGTGGAAACGCCATGCGTAATTCACCCTGAAGCTTATTCACATAGGCACTGCGATTATCCATTAAATCGTAGTATTCACGGCATAGGTTACGGCAGTTTAGGGCAAGATCTGATGGCATAAGTGAAACCTTTAAATCCGGTTTCAAGCCAACCAAAGCAGCTTTTTTTGAATCAAAACGATCATTATGCACTTTTCGGATGTTGATGTTTGTGCTATTCTTAGTGATGATAGGATTAATAACGGAGCAGTTAAAACCCTTATCACGAAGATAGCAGAAGAGTGGGTAATGATAAATTCCCGTGGATTCGAGGAAAATGCGACTTTCCAAAGAATACAACTCTTCTGCTTCTTTTATTTTAGAAACAGCGGTTGTAAGGGAATCAATACTGTTATGCAGGATTTTGTAAGGTTTTCCTACGAATTGTTGGTTTGGAAGTGCGATAGACATCCATGAGAAGTCAGCACCGACATCAATACCAACAGAGATGAATAATTCATCAAGATTAAAAATAACTTTGTTTGACATGAGCGATAGCTCCTTTCTGATAGGAATCCATTTCCAATCTGGCAGGTACACAACCTAGCGCGTTATTCGGGTATTGCCTTCCGGCTCCCAACCAGCTAAAACATAAAACCCTGTCGAATGGACTAATTGACTTTCTTGTAGGTATCAGTCACAGAAGTGACTTCCCAAGGAGGCGAACATTCTTTGTCCTATCCTAAGAGATAATACCTTATGTTTTATCTAGTGTCTATCAGGAACCGTCAGACATGATAATTATTATGGATAACATCTGATGAAGGAGGAATCCCTTCTTCTGTTATCTGATTTATAGAAACTTATTAACCAAGTAGTCTTGATTGACTACACCATTATTATACTAGGAGGAAACAACATGAAGAAAAGAACAATGGTAATGGCATTGACTGCAGTTGCAGTAGCAGGAGCGCTGACAGCCTGTGGCGGCGGCACAAAGGATAATAGCGGTGCTGCAGCTGACACAAAGGCAGCTGAGTCCAAGGAAGCAGGTAAGACAGAGGAAACCAGCGCGGAAGCTTCTGAGGAAAAGAAAGTATTCCCGGCTGGTACTGTAACTGTATATGCAATGGGAAATCCGCAGTACAGACAGCAGTGGTTTGAAACCTGGCTGGATAATCACAGAGATATTGCTCCGGATGTTAAGATTGAATTTGTACAGACAAAAGGCACTGCTGATATCCGTGAGAAGATCACTATGACTGCGCTTTCTGGTGCTACCGATGATCTTCCGGATGCAGCTATGTTAGACCCGGTTACTATACAGGATCTTTCAAAAGCAGGCTTATTAAAGGATGAAACAGAATATCTGACCCCACTCCTTGACAAAATGGTAGACGGGGCAACCGCAGATGCTACTATCGGTGGTCATATTTATGCGCTTCCTGATTCTGTAAGACCTCAGGTTCTGTTCTATAACAAGGCTATTTTTGATGAGTACGGCATTGATCCGGAGATGATGAAGACCATGGACGGCTACATCGAAGCAGGACGTCAGTTAAAGGAAAAGAGCAACGGAGAAGTTTACTTATCCTATATTGATCCAACCAGCAAGACCTGGAGATATTGGGGACGCCGTGGTTTAATGCCATCTGCAGGCGCAAGGATCTGGGATGAGAACGGCGAAGTTGTGATCGGTTCTGATGAAGGAACCAAAAAAGCATTAGGTGCCTTGGATACTATGAATACAGAAGGACTTCTGTTAAAGACAACTATTATGGAACCTGCTCTGTATGACGCAATCAACAAAAAGCAGGTTGCAACTTTCTGTATCGGCGCTTTCTGGGATGAATTCATGCGTAAGAACTGCGAAGCTACCAAGGGTGACTGGAGAGTTATGTCTGCACCTGAATTTGAAGGCGTAAATAAAGCAGGTGCTCCTGTTTCACAGTACATGGCCATCATTGAAAAGGGTGACAATCCATATTCTGAACTGTTCCGTATGATGTGGTATGATTTTACCTTTGATGGAGAAGCAAAAGAAGAGTGGGTTAAGTCTATGGAAGCACAGAATGCTCCTTATTCCAACCCAGTTTCCAAAGAACTGTTACAGTCTGATTTCTGGAAAGAACCATCTGAGTTTTATGGTGGAATGTCCTTCCGTGAAATGGAAGGCAAGTGCCTGGAAAATGGTGCAGAGAACCTGGTTGTAACTCCACAGGATGCAGAGGCAGATGAGATCATTTCTGCAGAATTAGAGAATTACGTTGCAGGTAACCAGACCATGGATGAAGCGATTGCAAACATGGACAAGAACTTAAAAGCTAAGATCGGAAAAGCTGAGATCGTTCAGTAATCCAGAAGATTATTTATAAGCAGCCAGGCGGTTTACTTACAGAAGACCGCCTGGTGTTATTGAAGGAGGAGGTAGAGCATGCTTAAGACACTGAAAAAGTATAAGGCTCCCTATCTGTTTATTTTGCCCTTTTTTATCCTGTTTTTCGTATTTCAGCTGGTTCCTACCATCTGGACATTCTATATCAGCTTTACTGACTGGAAAGGAATAGGAGATCCGCAGTTTAGTGGTCTGGGCAATTACAAAAAAATGATGGTTGACAACATGTTCTGGGAGTCCCTGGGAAATACAGTTGTTTATTGGCTGACTGGCCTCGTCTTTATTTTATTCTGCGCACTGCTGATCGCGTGTCTGTTAAACAGCCGTTTTTTAAAAAGCAACAGTGCAAGGGCGTTTTTTAAAACAGCGACATTTCTGCCTAATATCTGCGCAGCGATTGCTATGGGACTTATTTTCCGCATGCTGTTTGATGAAAATGTTGGTTTATTTAATGAACTGCTTACCATGTTTGGTGGCAGCAAGATCCCGTGGCTTACAAGTACCACATATTCTAAGGTCCCGGTCATTATGTTAAATGTATGGAGATATACTCCATGGTTTACCATGATCTTATTATCAGGCCTTTTAAATATTTCAAAGGACTATTATGAGGCAGCAACTGTGGACGGCGCAAATGGTATCCAGCAGTTCTGGTATATTACACTGCCTTCTTTAAAAAATATCTTATTCTTCTGTTCAGTGACCTTAACGGTAGATATGTGGAAGCTGTTTAATGAGTCATATATTCTTCCGGGTCCTGGTACATCCAATACATCCCTGTTCCAGTATATGTACGAATCTGGTTTCAATGTATTTAACATGGGATATGCATCTGCTATTGGCGTAGTGTTGATCCTGATCCTGATCGTTATTTCTGTGATCCAGTTTATCGTACGTCATAAGCAGGGAGAAATTTAGGAAAGGAGAACTGACATGAATCATAAAAAAGCAATGTCTTCTGTGATCACATATGGGGTATTGGTGCTGATCACCATTATATGTCTGTTCCCTATTGTGTGGATGTGCCTGATCTCTATTAAAGATACTTCTGAAAGTATTACAGGCTTTAACTCAATTCTTGTAACCCATCCTACATTGGGCAATTTCAAGCGGTTGTTTGAAATGATCCCTGTAGGCCAGAATACATTTAACAGTGTATTTACTACCATTATGGGTACTGTAACA includes these proteins:
- a CDS encoding bifunctional DNA primase/polymerase, which translates into the protein MTDNKEPDFKEWALKYAALGLAVFPLKPHTKVPATPDGFKSATTDVEQIKSWWTAAPYNIGIATGAASGNLLVIDLDVDKDKGKDGKRAATQWLKEYGRDFPKTAIARTGRGGLHMLFYGNGRNKTNLLPGVDVRGEGGYIVAPPSIHPNGNSYQWLTALQIAAADETVYDFINQSESKARNAAPKGDAIPEGQRTNALIRLIGSLKAKGLSNEAIEAAVTAENSSCCNPPLTDQELIHQVFPAIYRGWETERPYHRTTTNADGAIVPARPRDHFDMISAKELQGLDIPPLEFIVDEFLPLGLTLLGAPPKSFKSYMCLQMCLCICQGFDFMGFKTQKCDCLYLDLESTRRRPKNRIDQILQGAEAPDNLHIVTTTGIMGKGFEEDLRQAKADFPGLKVVVVDVFKKIRPPAKKSVDPYERDYEDYGSIKAIADELGLAIILVTHTTKMKHPDDPFNELSGSSGTMGSIDVAMVIKKESREDKTAKLYITGRDLKDQCYEIEFDKEAFRWNKLGTHREMEAMRLECEYRNSHVVQTIIKIVDQFNGHWEGTAQELINASKYYKGAQIYDDSRQVGKEVRKFAKQLAEWDFIEFHSNDDDHSKGRKMLFVSANPFDMSDTSAMSDTSAMSDTSADKYGHE
- a CDS encoding sigma-70 family RNA polymerase sigma factor, whose amino-acid sequence is MTNEQLAARIRAGENVGNNMAVLYDQVKDFIHAMAYKYHGQGELEDLEQEGFLALYDAIDHYEADQGVKFLTYASHWIRQRMQKYIQNTGSPLRLSAGRQEAIRKYRKFCTEFQAEQGCKPTEAELCRSLWLTLEQLREIQYDACMTAVKSLDAPIKGAEGEEDTTLGELAASAADPCEELLDRLEQEELCSILWQCVDSLPGKQPDVIRSRYKDNLTMKQCGQFCGISEAEVRKQQLKALRSLRSGENAKKLRPFLPEDAWIYSSALIGNGVERFNHTWTSSTERVALEL
- a CDS encoding IS110 family transposase — its product is MSNKVIFNLDELFISVGIDVGADFSWMSIALPNQQFVGKPYKILHNSIDSLTTAVSKIKEAEELYSLESRIFLESTGIYHYPLFCYLRDKGFNCSVINPIITKNSTNINIRKVHNDRFDSKKAALVGLKPDLKVSLMPSDLALNCRNLCREYYDLMDNRSAYVNKLQGELRMAFPQYLGIFSKVTINTSLTLLETYTSPSAFLEADKQEIIDIIKSTARFGLTYAQNKYNAIIQAATDANQFGYIIESNIKRIRLYISFIRKYDEEINDILESLHKLVDSNEDTKFVKQVHLIETFKGAGFLSAATIMGEIGDFSAFSKPKQLFAYFGLDPAVKQSGKFEGTKVQMSKRGSSIARRVIHTLSLQSISISRNGKAKNPVLREYYLQKCDSKPKLVAMGAVSHKVCNMIFAILRDNKPFEIITPQEHIKQYNAAKCDIAA
- a CDS encoding extracellular solute-binding protein; translation: MKKRTMVMALTAVAVAGALTACGGGTKDNSGAAADTKAAESKEAGKTEETSAEASEEKKVFPAGTVTVYAMGNPQYRQQWFETWLDNHRDIAPDVKIEFVQTKGTADIREKITMTALSGATDDLPDAAMLDPVTIQDLSKAGLLKDETEYLTPLLDKMVDGATADATIGGHIYALPDSVRPQVLFYNKAIFDEYGIDPEMMKTMDGYIEAGRQLKEKSNGEVYLSYIDPTSKTWRYWGRRGLMPSAGARIWDENGEVVIGSDEGTKKALGALDTMNTEGLLLKTTIMEPALYDAINKKQVATFCIGAFWDEFMRKNCEATKGDWRVMSAPEFEGVNKAGAPVSQYMAIIEKGDNPYSELFRMMWYDFTFDGEAKEEWVKSMEAQNAPYSNPVSKELLQSDFWKEPSEFYGGMSFREMEGKCLENGAENLVVTPQDAEADEIISAELENYVAGNQTMDEAIANMDKNLKAKIGKAEIVQ
- a CDS encoding sugar ABC transporter permease: MLKTLKKYKAPYLFILPFFILFFVFQLVPTIWTFYISFTDWKGIGDPQFSGLGNYKKMMVDNMFWESLGNTVVYWLTGLVFILFCALLIACLLNSRFLKSNSARAFFKTATFLPNICAAIAMGLIFRMLFDENVGLFNELLTMFGGSKIPWLTSTTYSKVPVIMLNVWRYTPWFTMILLSGLLNISKDYYEAATVDGANGIQQFWYITLPSLKNILFFCSVTLTVDMWKLFNESYILPGPGTSNTSLFQYMYESGFNVFNMGYASAIGVVLILILIVISVIQFIVRHKQGEI